The Arachis ipaensis cultivar K30076 chromosome B07, Araip1.1, whole genome shotgun sequence genome includes a window with the following:
- the LOC107608097 gene encoding snakin-2 isoform X1, producing the protein MALSKLLAASLIVSLLLLHLGEAYESQEAPQQTIEDSVNNKKIDCSGACSVRCSKASRQRMCKRACGTCCQRCNCVPPGTSGNQKLCPCYYNQTTHGGRRKCP; encoded by the exons ATGGCTCTCTCTAAGCTTCTAGCTGCTTCCCTTATTGTGTCTTTGCTCCTCCTCCATCTTGGGGAAGCTTATGAATCG CAGGAGGCACCCCAGCAGACAATTGAGGATTCTGTTAATAATAAGAAGATAG ATTGCAGTGGAGCATGCAGTGTGAGATGCAGCAAAGCATCTCGTCAAAGGATGTGCAAGAGAGCGTGCGGAACATGCTGCCAAAGATGCAACTGCGTACCACCGGGCACTTCCGGCAACCAAAAACTGTGTCCCTGTTATTACAACCAAACCACCCACGGTGGCAGGCGCAAGTGCCCTTAA
- the LOC107609897 gene encoding putative ER lumen protein-retaining receptor C28H8.4, translating to MKGNNKRPIYAVTTWVRRQPPKTKAFLALLSAIAALVFLRMVVNDHDNLFVAAEAVHALGISLLIYKLTKDKTCAGLSLKSQELTALFLAVRLYCSFVMEYDIHTILDLATLVTTLWVIYMIRFKLKSTYMDDKDNLAIYLVVAPCAVVSFFIHPTTRNSIVNRILWAFCVYLEAVSVLPQLRVMQNTKIVEPITAHYVFALGVARFLSCAHWVLQVIDTRGRLLVVLGYGLWPSMVLISEIVQTFILADFCYYYVKSIIGGQLVVRLPSGVV from the exons ATGAAGGGAAACAACAAGAGGCCTATATACGCCGTGACCACATGGGTTCGGCGCCAGCCCCCAAAAACGAAGGCCTTTCTCGCCCTTCTTTCCGCCATTGCCGCCCTTGTCTTCCTCAGGATGGTAGTCAACGACCACGACAACCTCTTCGTCGCCGCCGAGGCTGTTCATGCTCTGGGAATCTCCCTCCTCATCTACAAGCTCACCAAGGATAAAACTTGTGCTG GACTGTCACTGAAGTCGCAGGAACTGACGGCTTTGTTTCTAGCTGTTAGACTGTACTGCAGTTTTGTGATGGAATATGATATACACACAATTCTGGATCTGGCAACACTGGTAACCACCCTTTGGGTTATCTATATGATCCGCTTCAAACTCAAATCCACTTATATGGATGATAAGGATAATCTCGCGATATATTTGGTT GTGGCACCTTGTGCAGTGGTGTCCTTCTTTATCCATCCAACAACCCGGAATTCTATCGTTAACAGGATTCTCTGGGCCTTCTGTGTTTATCTTGAAGCCGTCTCTGTTCTACCACAGCTTCGGGTTATGCAGAATACTAAG ATTGTTGAACCAATCACAGCACATTATGTTTTTGCACTTGGAGTAGCAAGGTTCTTGAGTTGTGCACATTGGGTCCTCCAG GTAATCGATACACGCGGACGCCTACTAGTTGTTTTGGGTTATGGATTGTGGCCTTCAATGGTGCTTATATCTGAAATTGTCCAAACTTTTATCCTAGCAGACTTTTGCTACTACTATGTCAAGAG CATTATTGGGGGACAACTTGTTGTTCGGCTTCCATCAGGAGTAGTTTAA
- the LOC107608097 gene encoding snakin-2 isoform X2 translates to MALSKLLAASLIVSLLLLHLGEAYESEAPQQTIEDSVNNKKIDCSGACSVRCSKASRQRMCKRACGTCCQRCNCVPPGTSGNQKLCPCYYNQTTHGGRRKCP, encoded by the exons ATGGCTCTCTCTAAGCTTCTAGCTGCTTCCCTTATTGTGTCTTTGCTCCTCCTCCATCTTGGGGAAGCTTATGAATCG GAGGCACCCCAGCAGACAATTGAGGATTCTGTTAATAATAAGAAGATAG ATTGCAGTGGAGCATGCAGTGTGAGATGCAGCAAAGCATCTCGTCAAAGGATGTGCAAGAGAGCGTGCGGAACATGCTGCCAAAGATGCAACTGCGTACCACCGGGCACTTCCGGCAACCAAAAACTGTGTCCCTGTTATTACAACCAAACCACCCACGGTGGCAGGCGCAAGTGCCCTTAA